From the genome of bacterium:
CTCTACGTAATCGTCTTGTTCAATGAGATTGAATATCTGCGTCATCACCTGATCGATGAACTTGCGTTCGTTGCTGACCAGGGCGACTCCGAGCACCGCTCGCTGCCACAGCTCGTTGTCCTCCACCTCTGCCACGGATACGTTGAACTTGGCCCGTATCTTGTCTTTCAGGCTTTTCAGGACGAATCGTTTGGACTTGAGCGACCCGCTGTCCGG
Proteins encoded in this window:
- a CDS encoding DUF503 domain-containing protein; the protein is MLVGLYQIELFIPDSGSLKSKRFVLKSLKDKIRAKFNVSVAEVEDNELWQRAVLGVALVSNERKFIDQVMTQIFNLIEQDDYVEITNQQLEVF